A part of Escherichia marmotae genomic DNA contains:
- a CDS encoding GntR family transcriptional regulator, whose translation MSRSQNLRHNVINQMIEDMARGNIPSPLPSQSGLAEMYNISRTTVRHILQHLSACGVLTQVGKDYVVARKPEQNDGFDCITVSLTEQNYIFEQAFFTMINQRQLRAGESFSELQLARTAGVSPVVVREYLLKFGRYGLIQSEKRGQWSMKQFDQSYAEQLFELREMLETHALQHFLNLPDDDSRWLQAKTLLERHRTLRDSIGSNFRMFSQLDRDFHAMLLSAADNIFFNQTLEIISVIFHCHYQWDESDLKQRNIIAIDEHMTILSALICRSDLDAVLALRNHLDTARQSMIRSVKQHHR comes from the coding sequence ATGAGTCGTTCACAGAATTTACGTCATAACGTCATAAACCAGATGATTGAAGATATGGCGCGGGGAAATATTCCATCCCCACTCCCTTCACAAAGTGGGCTGGCAGAAATGTATAACATTAGCCGCACCACGGTACGCCACATACTCCAGCATTTAAGCGCATGCGGCGTGCTCACCCAGGTGGGAAAGGATTATGTTGTCGCCCGCAAACCCGAACAGAACGATGGTTTCGATTGCATCACAGTCTCGCTGACAGAGCAAAACTACATTTTCGAGCAGGCATTTTTCACCATGATTAACCAGCGTCAGCTACGCGCCGGAGAGAGTTTTTCCGAGCTGCAACTGGCGCGGACGGCAGGCGTCAGCCCGGTCGTAGTACGAGAATACCTTTTAAAATTTGGCCGCTATGGTCTGATTCAGAGCGAAAAACGCGGGCAGTGGAGCATGAAGCAGTTCGATCAGTCTTATGCCGAACAACTGTTTGAACTGCGGGAGATGCTGGAAACACACGCGTTACAGCACTTTCTGAATTTGCCAGATGATGATTCACGCTGGTTACAGGCAAAAACACTGCTCGAACGCCACCGGACACTGCGTGACAGCATTGGCAGTAATTTTCGTATGTTTTCGCAGTTAGACCGCGATTTTCATGCCATGCTGCTATCTGCTGCTGACAACATCTTTTTTAATCAAACACTTGAAATTATATCGGTGATTTTTCACTGTCATTATCAGTGGGATGAAAGCGATCTGAAACAACGTAATATTATTGCCATTGATGAGCATATGACGATTCTTAGCGCGCTAATTTGCCGCAGTGATTTAGATGCCGTACTCGCGCTGCGTAATCATCTCGATACCGCCAGGCAATCGATGATTCGCTCAGTCAAACAGCATCATCGTTAA